From a region of the Candidatus Eisenbacteria bacterium genome:
- a CDS encoding AsmA family protein, which translates to MSASLRRSPPRLILVAGSALALLVLATWLVPQWIDWNRFRPYLESAGSRALGMPVRMAGRAGLTLLPSIALTARDAQVLDDAGAVVASVRRLRVGISLLPLLGGAVRVRRLDLVQPRIQIERSSDGRFNVAQLRQAAALLGALDRGTASISGGTVHFLDRRTGSSFEATDIAFTLTPRGGRFEVDPASMKLFGGEAKGSIRVDLSGARPAYEVRGALAGFRIEQFLGTLTSKPPAEGVMNLTASVSMHGEPDRSLLESLTGEISLRGENLELVGNDLDREIGRFESSQSFSLVDVGAVFLAGPIGLAVTKGYDLASLFRGSGGRSSIRTLVSDWKVERGVARATDVAMATSRNRIALTGGLDLANERFADVTIAVVDANGCARVRQAVHGTFAAPIVEKPHLLASISGPLLKLYRQTRALLPAGACDAFYSGSVAPPR; encoded by the coding sequence GTGAGCGCGTCTCTCCGCCGTTCGCCGCCGCGCCTGATCCTCGTGGCCGGGAGCGCGTTGGCGCTGCTGGTGCTCGCCACGTGGCTGGTGCCTCAGTGGATCGATTGGAATCGCTTCCGGCCGTACCTCGAGTCGGCCGGCTCTCGCGCGCTCGGGATGCCTGTGCGCATGGCCGGTCGGGCGGGCCTCACGCTGCTGCCTTCCATTGCGCTCACCGCCCGGGATGCGCAGGTTCTCGATGATGCTGGAGCGGTGGTCGCGTCGGTGAGGCGACTCCGCGTCGGGATCTCGCTTCTCCCATTGCTGGGGGGGGCAGTGAGGGTCCGCCGGCTCGACCTCGTGCAGCCGCGGATTCAGATCGAGCGAAGCTCCGACGGACGCTTCAACGTCGCACAACTTCGTCAGGCGGCCGCACTGCTCGGGGCGCTCGACAGGGGAACGGCATCGATCTCCGGGGGAACGGTTCACTTTCTGGATCGGCGAACCGGAAGCTCCTTCGAGGCGACCGACATCGCATTCACACTCACGCCGCGTGGAGGTCGATTCGAAGTCGACCCCGCTTCGATGAAATTGTTCGGAGGCGAGGCGAAGGGAAGCATTCGAGTCGATCTCTCGGGCGCTCGGCCTGCCTACGAGGTTCGTGGTGCGCTGGCGGGATTTCGCATCGAACAGTTCCTGGGGACGCTGACTTCGAAGCCGCCCGCCGAAGGCGTGATGAATCTGACTGCGAGCGTGTCCATGCACGGCGAGCCCGATCGTTCATTGCTCGAAAGCCTGACCGGCGAGATCTCGCTGCGGGGCGAGAATCTCGAACTGGTCGGCAACGATCTCGACCGTGAGATCGGGCGATTCGAATCGAGCCAGAGTTTCAGCCTCGTCGATGTGGGTGCGGTATTCCTGGCGGGTCCGATCGGTCTTGCGGTCACCAAGGGCTACGACCTCGCCAGTCTGTTTCGGGGCTCGGGCGGGCGCAGCAGCATTCGCACGCTGGTCTCGGATTGGAAGGTGGAGCGAGGCGTTGCACGCGCGACGGACGTCGCGATGGCGACGTCCCGAAATCGCATTGCCTTGACGGGCGGGCTCGATCTGGCGAACGAGCGATTCGCGGACGTGACGATCGCGGTCGTCGACGCAAACGGCTGCGCCCGGGTTCGGCAGGCGGTGCACGGCACCTTCGCAGCGCCGATCGTCGAGAAGCCGCACCTGCTCGCGTCCATCTCGGGGCCGCTGCTCAAGCTCTACCGGCAGACACGCGCGCTCCTGCCGGCCGGCGCGTGCGACGCGTTCTACTCGGGATCCGTCGCTCCGCCGCGTTAG
- a CDS encoding lipid-binding SYLF domain-containing protein: MLTLQSVVALMTGFAAVDLGSPRVVATGSESPDQQLRAAAAACRELLGTRPGPMSRGLLEKCRSVVVIPRASMAAKGFGGHHGSGVLSCRNPWGAWSPPSFVGITSGGWAPSMMPEASDLVVFSTSDAWARSLSSNGRVTLSGVTRGSTWSFGRNAELECRDTVAVETHCFAKSNGRFAERSFRRAQLAVDTKANSAYYGEALTFQDLLFQYPAPSLSDEAMRFCSALD; this comes from the coding sequence ATGCTCACACTTCAGAGCGTGGTCGCGCTGATGACCGGATTCGCTGCAGTGGATCTGGGAAGCCCGAGGGTCGTCGCGACGGGCAGCGAGTCCCCGGATCAGCAATTGAGGGCCGCCGCAGCCGCGTGTCGCGAGCTGCTCGGGACACGCCCCGGGCCGATGTCCAGGGGCCTGCTCGAGAAGTGCCGGAGCGTCGTCGTCATTCCGCGCGCGAGCATGGCCGCGAAGGGCTTCGGGGGCCATCACGGTTCTGGCGTGCTGAGTTGCCGCAACCCGTGGGGGGCCTGGAGCCCGCCGAGCTTCGTGGGCATCACGAGCGGTGGCTGGGCCCCGTCGATGATGCCCGAAGCGAGCGACCTCGTGGTGTTCTCCACCAGCGACGCATGGGCGCGTTCCCTGAGTTCGAACGGACGAGTCACGCTGAGTGGCGTGACGCGAGGATCCACGTGGTCCTTTGGACGCAACGCCGAGTTGGAGTGCCGCGACACGGTCGCCGTCGAGACTCACTGTTTCGCGAAGTCGAACGGACGATTTGCCGAGCGCTCGTTCCGCCGGGCGCAGCTGGCCGTCGACACGAAAGCGAATTCCGCCTACTACGGCGAGGCTCTGACGTTCCAGGACCTGCTGTTCCAGTACCCGGCCCCGAGCCTGTCGGACGAAGCGATGCGCTTCTGCTCGGCGCTGGACTAA
- a CDS encoding tetratricopeptide repeat protein, with amino-acid sequence MKRGGGPWFGILAATLLVVPSLSGCAHFVILHDPLSASEHSDLGVVYETQGELELAAREYHRALRLDSGDARTRVNLGNVEAARGRWRRAENAYRRALRDSTTNADAMNNLAIALLRQRRNLDEARSLAERALNGAGTRDSLYRATLDEIVTAAARKRP; translated from the coding sequence CGACGCTCCTCGTGGTTCCGTCGCTCTCGGGTTGCGCGCACTTCGTGATCCTTCACGATCCGCTCTCGGCGAGCGAGCACAGCGATCTCGGAGTGGTCTATGAGACGCAGGGCGAGCTGGAGCTGGCCGCGCGCGAGTACCATCGGGCGCTCCGATTGGATTCCGGCGATGCGAGAACGCGGGTGAACCTTGGCAATGTCGAGGCCGCACGCGGGAGATGGCGACGGGCCGAGAATGCCTATCGTCGCGCGCTGCGAGACTCGACGACCAATGCCGACGCCATGAACAATCTCGCCATTGCGTTGCTCAGGCAGCGGCGCAATCTGGATGAGGCGCGGTCCCTCGCCGAGCGTGCGCTGAACGGCGCGGGCACACGCGACTCGCTCTATCGCGCGACGCTCGACGAGATCGTGACGGCTGCGGCGCGCAAGCGGCCTTAA
- a CDS encoding ATP-binding cassette domain-containing protein, producing MPRRRIRSALAVEVVQTSAMDCGPAALQCLLAGHGLRSSYHRLREQCHTGVDGTSIDALEVIAVQMGLDAEQVMVPTDHLLLRSSRCLPALAVTRLHGGATHFVVVWSAFGDWVQVMDPAIGRLWIRTRRLLASLYQHGHEVDASAYRTWCGGEEMQSALRERMEHLDVSRAEANRHLETASEDSGWRSFARLDAGLRATASLVRGGGARRGSEATAVARTLLESPSPGAAWDALIPREYWSVRPAATTDSDSLVLRGCVLLRTPNGRRSVQAETAQIADDANSTTSAAGLRGDTRDPFARTLLSLILPTPLRVTALLGASILLATLGTLMLAVVLRALAGVGPASPDEGVRFAMVLSLLVLALALTLLEVPLGLEAHRLGRRLEARLRCSILDHLPWSRSRYLSSLPSSDIAERAHALHALHAMPPMFVAMVRAACEWMAMAIGAVTLVPALLPAVGVSLALSLPIALLSRSILAEQDMRSRVFSGALTRLHLDALLGAVPIRANGAASTLRRQHSRLLAEWGRAMLAAASNGLVTSLLLMLIAVGTLGILGLPRLTADAPSGAVLLAVFWTLRLPWLAQRIDSIGRDLLARRNIAQRAMELAIVADDPHAGDPADASESIAEPDVGVSFRAEAAEISRGGRIVLRDLSFEIPGGCRAAIVGPSGGGKSTLVAWMLGWHATTAGRLWVDGRAAHPESFRGLRAQTAWAESETRVWSDSLEQNLNYGLEPGATPRARESLVPSELAELARSLPSGMQAGLGDGGGRLSHGEAQRVRFGRAYGRRTARVVILDEAFSGLDREQRRRLSAVARERWPSATVVCVTHDLLDALHFDRVMVVVDGTIVENGEPPALAASEASQFARLLAEERSALELLDSKRWRRLDLDAGRLHSRHDAP from the coding sequence GTGCCTCGACGTCGAATACGATCCGCACTGGCCGTCGAGGTGGTGCAGACCTCGGCGATGGACTGCGGTCCCGCGGCGCTTCAGTGCCTGCTCGCAGGTCACGGGCTCCGGTCGAGCTATCACCGCCTGCGAGAGCAATGCCACACCGGCGTGGACGGCACCTCGATCGATGCGCTCGAAGTCATCGCCGTTCAAATGGGACTGGACGCAGAGCAGGTCATGGTGCCAACCGACCACCTGCTGCTGCGCTCGAGCCGCTGCCTCCCGGCGCTCGCCGTCACGCGACTGCACGGAGGCGCGACTCACTTCGTCGTCGTGTGGTCCGCGTTTGGCGACTGGGTTCAGGTCATGGACCCGGCGATTGGTCGGCTGTGGATCCGCACCCGACGACTCCTCGCATCGCTCTACCAGCACGGGCACGAGGTCGACGCGAGCGCGTACCGCACCTGGTGCGGCGGCGAAGAGATGCAGTCCGCGCTCCGTGAACGCATGGAACACCTCGACGTCTCCCGTGCGGAGGCGAACCGACATCTGGAGACCGCGAGCGAAGACTCCGGCTGGCGATCGTTCGCGCGTCTCGACGCCGGCCTGCGAGCGACCGCGTCGCTGGTGCGAGGCGGCGGCGCACGGCGAGGCTCCGAGGCCACCGCCGTCGCGCGCACACTGCTCGAATCACCCTCGCCGGGCGCGGCGTGGGACGCCCTCATACCACGCGAGTACTGGTCGGTTCGCCCGGCCGCGACGACGGACTCCGACTCGCTCGTGCTGCGCGGCTGCGTGCTGCTCCGGACGCCGAACGGCCGGCGTTCCGTACAGGCCGAAACGGCACAGATCGCGGACGACGCGAACTCGACCACTTCGGCCGCGGGATTGCGAGGCGACACGCGTGACCCGTTCGCCCGCACACTCTTGAGCCTCATCCTCCCCACGCCCTTGCGCGTGACGGCACTGCTCGGCGCTTCGATCCTCCTCGCGACCCTCGGCACGCTCATGCTCGCGGTGGTTCTGCGAGCGCTCGCGGGCGTCGGCCCGGCATCTCCCGATGAGGGAGTTCGATTCGCCATGGTCCTCTCGCTGCTGGTTCTCGCCCTGGCACTCACGCTCCTCGAGGTGCCGCTCGGCCTCGAGGCTCATCGACTCGGCCGTCGCCTCGAGGCTCGCCTCCGGTGTTCGATCCTCGACCACCTGCCGTGGTCGCGCAGTCGCTATCTCTCGAGCCTGCCGAGCTCGGACATCGCCGAACGTGCGCACGCACTCCACGCCCTGCATGCGATGCCTCCGATGTTCGTCGCGATGGTGCGAGCCGCCTGCGAGTGGATGGCGATGGCGATCGGCGCGGTCACGCTGGTTCCCGCGCTGCTGCCGGCGGTCGGCGTGTCGCTGGCCCTCTCGCTCCCCATCGCGCTGCTGTCGAGATCGATTCTCGCCGAGCAGGACATGCGGTCCCGGGTGTTCTCGGGAGCCCTGACGCGCCTGCACCTCGACGCGCTGCTCGGCGCGGTTCCGATTCGTGCCAACGGCGCCGCATCGACGCTTCGAAGGCAGCACTCCCGGCTGCTCGCCGAATGGGGTCGGGCAATGCTGGCGGCAGCGAGCAATGGCCTCGTGACCTCGCTGCTGCTGATGCTGATCGCGGTCGGGACGCTTGGGATTCTCGGACTCCCCCGACTGACTGCCGACGCACCATCGGGTGCTGTGCTGCTCGCCGTGTTCTGGACTCTGCGGCTGCCCTGGCTGGCTCAACGCATCGATTCGATCGGCCGCGACCTGCTCGCAAGACGCAACATCGCACAGCGAGCGATGGAGCTCGCAATCGTCGCCGACGATCCGCACGCGGGTGATCCGGCGGACGCATCGGAGTCGATCGCCGAACCGGACGTCGGCGTCTCGTTTCGGGCGGAGGCAGCCGAGATCTCACGCGGTGGACGCATCGTCCTGCGCGATCTGAGCTTCGAGATCCCGGGCGGTTGTCGCGCGGCGATCGTCGGTCCGTCGGGCGGCGGAAAGTCCACGCTGGTTGCATGGATGCTGGGCTGGCACGCCACGACCGCCGGGCGATTGTGGGTCGACGGACGAGCGGCCCACCCCGAGTCTTTCCGCGGACTGCGGGCCCAAACGGCATGGGCAGAGTCGGAGACTCGCGTCTGGAGTGACTCGCTCGAGCAGAATCTGAACTATGGCCTCGAGCCCGGCGCGACCCCTCGCGCCCGTGAGTCTCTCGTTCCGAGCGAATTGGCTGAGCTCGCGCGTTCGCTTCCTTCCGGAATGCAGGCGGGACTCGGTGACGGCGGCGGCCGACTGTCGCACGGTGAGGCGCAACGAGTGCGGTTCGGCCGCGCGTATGGACGTCGCACGGCACGCGTGGTCATCCTCGACGAAGCGTTCTCCGGCCTCGATCGGGAGCAACGCCGCCGTCTGAGCGCAGTCGCTCGCGAGCGCTGGCCGAGCGCCACCGTGGTCTGCGTGACGCACGACCTCCTCGACGCACTCCACTTCGATCGGGTGATGGTGGTGGTCGACGGCACGATCGTCGAGAACGGTGAGCCGCCCGCACTCGCTGCATCTGAAGCGTCTCAGTTCGCGCGCCTGCTGGCGGAGGAGCGCTCCGCGCTCGAACTGCTGGACTCGAAGCGATGGCGCCGACTGGATCTCGACGCCGGACGACTGCATTCGCGTCACGACGCTCCATGA
- a CDS encoding PA2779 family protein, which yields MNRFNGTLRIWTAMVLILSMTALNLGTATAGLAPSTRSGETSVSSERDADMLMAQRALEHKVVAQKLRDYGVSADAAQLKLASMSDQDLHHLASASKGLPSGGDGTGAIIGVLIVVILVIVVIRLMHHDVVIR from the coding sequence ATGAATCGGTTCAACGGCACCCTTCGAATCTGGACTGCGATGGTATTGATCCTCAGCATGACCGCGCTCAATCTCGGCACCGCGACGGCAGGGCTCGCGCCATCGACGCGATCGGGAGAGACCTCGGTCTCATCGGAGCGGGATGCGGACATGCTGATGGCGCAGCGCGCCCTCGAGCACAAGGTCGTCGCTCAGAAGCTTCGCGACTACGGCGTCTCTGCGGACGCGGCGCAGCTCAAGCTCGCCAGCATGTCCGACCAGGATCTGCACCACCTCGCCAGCGCCTCCAAGGGGCTTCCGAGCGGCGGCGACGGTACCGGCGCCATCATCGGTGTGTTGATCGTCGTCATCCTCGTCATTGTCGTCATCCGGCTCATGCATCACGACGTCGTCATTCGCTAA
- a CDS encoding ATP-binding cassette domain-containing protein codes for MTQPRLAPTAWTPDRLCGALERLAGSSGNRDRVAAPQRELLTAALSGSLELADRAIASECARLGLECETVSMTREDLETHLHHHAPLIVRVHDEAPPGYAVIEGARWGQIRVACPDGSTRSVSIRDWIARLPVPDRVRREVDQLIERSRIAPRRRAIAAAQLEKERLAGHRCATGWSLHRRSGAPLTTALSEDGVFAHALWSLGFSLLARALSIGGWVVLFDALTDRNLTGSVMFAWVLLVATGEFAQMTAGWFQSHGSVRLGALLRDRMLLGATRLGLDAVRIRGAGHWLGIVLESHGFESHTIGGVFGGALTSVELAAAIAVLLAAPHTTGLAWLLMAWCVASIALHVWRLPRWRAWFRTRQRLSRRMVEGMLGHRTRAMQEAPGAPDHELDAAAERHLRVSGELDRWQVWIAVLAPRGWLVAGFALLLTDASWRETVAGTSWMTVAGLLLGYGALERLTTACSSLSNAAAALDSIRPLLRAARRANRATRPEAPIEPEWLPTGEPVIECVAIGYRHRGRLNEVLRGCSLEIGPGARVSIDGASACGKSTLAGILAGIRIARSGQVRIGGRDARSIPERDRVRHLSLAPQPSENHVFSDTLAFNLLLGRPWPHRAEDYEDARLVCEELGLGSLIRRMPAGLHQQVGEVGWQLSQGESHRVFIARAMLQRSRVVILDEGLGGLDPASRSRCLGMLDRRPEAVVLTSVR; via the coding sequence ATGACGCAGCCCCGCCTCGCTCCAACCGCATGGACGCCCGACAGGCTGTGCGGCGCATTGGAGCGGCTCGCCGGCTCGAGCGGCAACCGCGATCGAGTCGCAGCGCCGCAGCGAGAACTCCTGACCGCGGCGCTCTCGGGTTCGCTCGAGCTCGCGGACCGTGCGATCGCAAGTGAGTGCGCTCGACTCGGCCTCGAGTGCGAAACCGTCTCGATGACGCGGGAGGATCTCGAAACCCATCTGCACCATCACGCTCCGCTGATCGTGCGTGTTCACGACGAAGCACCGCCGGGCTATGCAGTGATCGAAGGCGCTCGCTGGGGCCAGATTCGAGTGGCGTGCCCCGATGGCTCGACTCGAAGCGTGTCGATTCGCGATTGGATCGCGCGACTCCCGGTTCCGGACCGAGTGCGGCGCGAAGTCGACCAGCTGATCGAACGCTCGCGGATCGCCCCGCGTCGACGCGCGATCGCTGCGGCTCAGCTCGAGAAGGAACGTCTGGCAGGACACCGATGTGCGACGGGCTGGAGCCTGCATCGACGCAGCGGCGCTCCGCTCACGACCGCCCTGTCGGAGGATGGCGTCTTCGCGCATGCCCTCTGGAGTCTGGGATTCAGTCTGCTCGCGCGGGCCTTGTCGATCGGCGGATGGGTCGTGCTGTTCGATGCACTCACGGATCGCAACCTCACCGGCAGTGTGATGTTCGCGTGGGTGCTCCTGGTCGCGACCGGCGAGTTCGCGCAAATGACGGCGGGCTGGTTCCAGTCCCACGGATCCGTGCGCCTCGGAGCGTTGCTCCGGGATCGGATGCTGCTCGGCGCCACGCGTCTCGGACTGGATGCCGTTCGGATCCGTGGCGCGGGACACTGGCTCGGCATCGTGCTCGAGTCGCACGGCTTCGAGAGCCACACGATCGGCGGCGTATTCGGTGGCGCGCTGACATCGGTCGAGCTCGCGGCTGCAATCGCCGTGCTGCTGGCGGCCCCGCATACGACCGGGCTCGCGTGGCTGTTGATGGCGTGGTGCGTCGCCTCGATCGCACTGCATGTGTGGCGGCTCCCGCGCTGGCGAGCCTGGTTCCGAACGCGACAGCGACTCAGCCGGCGGATGGTGGAAGGCATGCTCGGCCACCGCACACGCGCGATGCAGGAGGCACCCGGGGCGCCCGATCACGAACTGGACGCTGCAGCGGAGCGACACCTTCGAGTGTCCGGCGAGTTGGACCGCTGGCAGGTGTGGATCGCGGTGCTCGCCCCACGCGGCTGGCTGGTGGCGGGATTCGCGCTTCTGCTCACCGACGCTTCGTGGCGCGAAACCGTGGCCGGAACTTCATGGATGACCGTCGCGGGTCTGTTGCTCGGCTACGGCGCGCTGGAACGGCTGACGACTGCGTGTTCGAGCCTGTCGAATGCGGCCGCCGCCCTCGACTCGATCCGACCGCTGCTCCGCGCCGCGCGCCGCGCGAATCGAGCGACGCGACCCGAAGCGCCGATCGAACCGGAGTGGCTGCCGACCGGCGAGCCGGTCATCGAGTGTGTCGCGATCGGCTATCGCCACCGCGGCCGGCTGAACGAGGTGTTGCGCGGATGCAGTCTCGAGATCGGGCCCGGCGCGCGCGTGTCGATTGACGGTGCTTCGGCATGCGGTAAGTCAACCCTCGCCGGAATACTCGCCGGAATTCGTATCGCTCGTTCCGGCCAGGTGCGAATCGGGGGGCGTGACGCGCGTTCGATTCCGGAGCGGGATCGAGTGCGGCACCTGTCACTGGCCCCTCAGCCGAGCGAAAACCACGTGTTCTCGGACACCCTCGCTTTCAACCTGTTGCTCGGACGCCCGTGGCCGCATCGAGCGGAGGACTACGAGGACGCGCGGCTCGTCTGCGAAGAGCTCGGCCTGGGCTCGCTGATTCGACGAATGCCCGCAGGGCTGCACCAGCAGGTCGGCGAGGTCGGATGGCAGCTCTCGCAGGGCGAGTCCCATCGGGTGTTCATCGCTCGCGCGATGCTGCAGCGCTCGCGGGTCGTGATCCTGGACGAGGGGCTCGGAGGCCTGGATCCCGCCAGCAGGTCCCGGTGCCTCGGCATGCTCGATCGCAGGCCCGAAGCGGTGGTGCTCACTTCGGTCCGCTAA